gccgtcatcgccttacatttttttaaagtttgggtgctaagccctaaactaggagtccatggaccaaaaaaagagggagtattcccatttggtccagtccagcatcaagttgatgcggacttaggaccccacaattctcaaaaaaaaatattatcagcTCTGggcaagctttggtcaataaaatttggcggatttgcgctcaatataattcgcagtcatgttatgttctgcgaattatataaaggagcacttatcatctgcgaaccgcttcggttacgctgctcccgggacagaggtgaggcggcgtctgaggatttgcctctgccctggtaaggaaCCGGAAACCCTTCTCGCCTTACATTTTTTCCAATTCTTGGCTAGCCCATTCATAAGAGTGTTCACCAGGGTTATGTTTGGTATCACTGCCCTGGAGCTGGTCACGAATGACATCGCATTCCCtacattatatatttttaaccTATTATTAAGGATAATTTCAAGTACCACTCAATTCTTCGATTGGTTTCGCTACTTCTCCAGATCGCTTGATAGGCACTCAAAAGGGGTTGCGCTATCCTCTCGGGGAATTTCACCAATCCAACGAGTAATTTCGGTTGGACTCGGACGTCGTCTGCTAGGAGGTAGCCCGATCCCACCTACCCCGTGAGAAGTTCTTCTTCGTCCTCCGTCTTACTTCTAAAGGCTCTCCACAACCAACCGTGTTAAGATCTTTATTCTGAGCAATTATTAGATCCCCCTCGCTGCGGCTTTGAGGAGATGAACCGTCATCAtgtgtgcccctggtatatcGTCCCCAGCACATGCTGATAATTTGTGGTCCGAAGCCTTTCCACCGTGTCCCTCGTCGCCCAGCCTATCAATAAGGACCTGGTCAAAAGCGTATGTTGGTGAACAGGAGCTCTGCACTCTTTGCACTTCTGCTCCACGATAAGGTCTTCGATAATTACTTGCTCCTCACAATTAATTGGTTCCCTTGGATATAACTTCAGCAGTATGGCCTTCACCGTATTAGCATAGCTAACGCCAAGTCTCTTGGCTCCTACCTTCAGCCCTAACCTACCCGGGATttattttctcttttgcttggatTTGGATTTCCTGAAACCATTCCCCTCTTGTGGGCGGATCTCCGCTACTCCCTTCTTCTTTGGTTCTGCTGTTGCAGGCCCAAGGccccttctggtttcaggccttcctccagatagcgcagataccagTTAGCGCCGAGCTACTGGGGCCTGTTTCCCTCCTGAAATCAGATACGATGACCCCTTTGCTGGTCCCTTCTGATAAAGAACCTTAGTCCACTCTCTGAGCTTCAAACTCCCAATTCATtccctttcttaatgtgtaaccGACTTACGACCACTTCtgccttctaatcaacacgtTTGCGGGTATTTAACCTATGCTACAACGTAGCGACAGAGCACTCCGATGGCAGGACGAAAGCAAATATTGACCAAAGCTTAGAGTTTTCAAGTGTTAGTCGGGGTCACTTGCAATGTGTTGCTCCCTTATAACATCCAAGAGGGAAAACTGACGCGGAACGACCTAAACTTGAGATAGCTCCAGTAGCATTTACGCTTTCAGCAGATAAGAAAGTAAATAAGGAAACATATTGAAatggattttaaatttttatattttttattaattttctttgttgcttCTCGAACAgataatttcaataataaataatttcggTTTCGACTACAAACAGTATTTTTTGCAATATTTACGTGGGTACTAACTTATGATAAGaactatttaaaaatattgcaaaactTAGCCTAATAAATtcttgaaaatatatatttttggggtttcttcgatttctttttaaaaaacagTAGTACATGCGAGATCCATTAAATGATTTTTGGGTAATGAATTCATTCAAAGACGATAAAAAATGATTAtattttatgtatgtatattgatGTTAGGTAAAATTTAACTTTAGCATAGTTATACGTGATAAGGTCGTTGTTTAGACGTTGATGTAGTTGTGATTTTCGTTGTTCTCTAAATGCGCATTTCCGTTTTCGACTTTATTTTGATTTGGCAGTTCGGCAACCGTCGAACCATTTAAATTTTGATATTCATTAGTATCTGGTTTTTGATTCTCCAGATTTCGATATTCACCAATTCCTGGCAAACGCAGTCCATTCTTTAAAACTTTTGGTGAGGTTGGTGGGCTCCTGAAAGAACTGCAACATGTTGTCGATTCATTTTTGCTCCGCTGCTGAATTTGACTATAAATTGCATCCTTATTATTTTGTACTTTGATTGGTTGGACAGTGGCACCAACGCTTTCGTTTGGtgtttctttggtttcaacAATGGTATTCAGTTGACTACTAAACGGAGACGATTGGTCACTACAGTGACTCTCAGTCGGTGAGGGAAAAACGGGGATATTCGATGGGAATAAAATATAATGCTCAGATTGGTTTGTGGGTGTTGTAGTTCGACTGTTACTTGTAAAGATTAGACGATCTTTTTCTTCGACCGGAGTTGGTGTAGAGGCGGGGGTTAGAACTGGTCTCGGAGCAGGCGGGACTAGATAGTTATCTAAAAGACTTCCAGGATTGCCCAGTCTGCAATTATATATTTGTCTGCGATCTTCATGATCGGAATGCGTTCCACTATCTCCTAAGCTTGTTCCACTGCAGGCGCTTCCCGTGCTCATTCGTCCTGATGATGATAGGCTAGAAAGACTCTGCATACTCAGACTACTTGTCGGTCTTTGACTTGATGATTGAAATGAAGTGACGGAAGTTTTCATTTCATCCACTTCCTCAGTTTGAACAGGTTTGCTTGGTTTGTTGCGAGAGAATAGCTTCTTCACTCTTTCAAAGGGGGTAGGTCGCTTCAATCGTTCCTTCAACTGCTCTTGTATGCGGTCATATTCCTCACGCATTCTTTCGATTTGTTCCTGTTTTTCTTTGAAACTTTGCTTAACATCGTTACGGTTCTTCCATTTTTCCACAAGTTGCTCAACTTCACGGATCGTTAAAACGTTGTTTTTAAAGTCGTACATTATCTCAGCCAACTCATCGTCAGCATTACCCTTCGATGCATCACTGCCAGTTCGTTTTAGAGTTCCATTGTTTATTTTCAAAGGTTCAGGTTTTTTCTTCTCAAAGACAAGTTTGAAGTGCGAGTCAGATTCATCTGATCTTCGGTTTAGGTCATGATTTTGTACCGAACCGTTTATATAGTTATTGGTTTCAATTGGACGGTTCGAGGGTTGAGTCAAATAGTAACTGCTTTGTTGTTGAATTGGCGCCACGGACTCTGGGACTGGAATATTAGATGGTTGGAGGATATAGTAAGATTGACTAGATGATTGGCCCGAGCTGCAGTTTTCCAAAACGTTCAAGCATTCAGTACTGAATTTGTCGCATTTATTGTTACTATCTTTCGACTCATAGTAAGGTGGTTCGTTGATTCGAAGCTCATTTGATACCATTTCGGtgctttcaataatttttacttgGTCTCCTTTCTTTATGTTTTCTTCGGATGTTTGCAAATTGCAACTGTCCGTGGTGTCAATGTTGATGTAGTTTAGATTCTCCACTGCTAATGTTTCGGGCATCGCCGCTGCCTCTCCTTCACTGCTACTGCTATTCATTTCCATGTATTCCGCCTGCGATTCTGCATTGCCATTCATTTGATTGGCCAACAATTTTCCTTCGACTAATTTCGGTGGTTCTGGTTTAGCATCGATAATTACCTTATTTTGTGGTGTATAGTTGATGCAACGGTGATAAATTGTCGTTAGCTCTTGCATTTGCTGCAATTTAAGTATTTTAATAAATGGCTCTGATCATCAATGTTAAGTGAAACTTACCACAAAATCTTTCAGGCTGTTAGCTAATTTTGGGAAACCTCCTTGCTCGGCCATTTCAGAAGGAGTTTTTCCCGAATAGTTTCGAATTTCACAAGCCGCATCACCCCCAGGGCACTCTAGCAACTGAATAGCTAGCCTCGATAGCCCCCATTTGGCTGCAAAATGAAGCAATGTCGGATACTCTTCAGCATCTGGAAGAATATTGGGAAAAAAATCGGTTACCAACTCAATTAAAATAAGCCGAAATATAATAACTTACTGGTATCTTTCAAGGCGGTGAtatgattttgtttttcatatggACCACCAAGCAAATGGAAGTTCGGAGGCATGTTCCTTTGGAAACATTGGAGCAAGTGCTGATCCAAAGCATCGcgatctgtagaaggcatgctcaGCGAATGGCACATAAATTCTAAAGGCGAGTCTTGACTGCGCAGAAGCTGCTCTAGCTCACGAAGCCGACTCTCACACTTTACAGGACGACTGCCCAAGTCTTGGCCATTTTTCTCAATACGTATTTCCACCATTGTCGATATTTCCATACATGTTTCTgcaaataaaaggttttataATAAGGTGCAACGCTTCTTGCTAATAGCATTGCTTACCTGGTACTGTAAACTGCAGAGTGTATGGATTCCTCCGCTTAAAAGTCATTACGTCAATAACCTCGCCACCCTTAACTATCGTTATCTTAATCCAATCGTCTTTGGTTAGAGGGTCAGTGAGTAAGGCCAGAATTTTGTTTTGACCAATTTTAACTTTTCGTGGAGTAACTGTGAATGCTTCTCCATTACCAGCTGCTTTAAGCGGCTGTCCTGCACTTTCCTGGCACGGTGGCCTTTGACATAATGCTCGGCCCAAAATATCAGTGGCGATTCCCAAAATATTGCCAATAAGTGATTGATCGTTCGTTGTTACTTCGCATTTACGCCATTTCCGAAAGTAAGGGAAGGCTGTAAAGAATGTAAAATTGGTCTTCAAAACTTCAGAGGGATCTTGTCTTTCTTTACATACCTTCTTTATGTGTCTCTAAGACCTTGTTCATAGACACTTCGATAAGGATTGCTAGCACTTTCTCAATATTCAAAATGACCGACAATTGACTCGAGAGAACAGTTTGTGATAATGCCATTAATGCGGGGCATATAATAACGATTTGAAGAGGTGTCGTCTGACATGTTTGTATTAAGCTGGGTGTAAGGGTTCCATCATCAATTTTGATATGAAGAAAACTGAAAAGTCATTCATTCATTAGCTTAAAAATCCAGATATGTTACAATGTTTGATTTTGAACTTACTTGAAGGGCTTACGACCACGTTGCTTTGTGATTTTGTCGAATCGTGTTTTCAAGAAGTTTGCCCAAAGGATGGCGCGCTCGCTGTGTTTCGCGGTGATTATTAAAATATCATCCATGTTTGTATTTTGGCAGTTATCTGGAAAGAaagtatttttattaaattgtttGCTTTGTattgatttttgattatttttcattgaattatTTTACATTTCATGTAAACAATCATAAAACAAATTAATGAATGCTTCGAAATAGGCAATTAAATTTGAATGGAAATAACAGAAAAATAACACTGCAACTAAACTTAAACTTAACTGAAATAACCAGGAATCGCTGACTACTTTCCCTTTGTAAAAAATTGAATGTCCTATATTACCGAGTATAATCCGAACAGTTCAGAAGTAAGAACCGATTATGAGCGCTATTTACAAGTAGCGAAAGTCCTGAGGGTTTAGTGTGAATTCTTACAATGTAAGTACAACCTTACAGCGCTCTTTGGACAAGATTTAATTTGGGGACTAAAATGAGAGCTGCGTAGTTACTGCTATACAAGCGAATACGAAGCTTATTTAGTAACTccataaaaattataaagcgtAACTCTACGCAGTAAGCCCAGAACGAGCTGTGCCCGCGATACGCGTGTGAGGATATCCACTATGAAACTCTTACATGAGAGCCCACCGTATATAATCAGGCCGCAAGCTCACTAACGAGGCCATTGCGACTACCATGGTACAAAATAGCCTCCTTTGAAGCTTTGTGGTAAGGATGATCTTAGGTAGATCCTTGCAGACTTGTGTCGTGATTACTGCACTCCCAAAGTTGGAAAAATAGCTATACTGTCACATATTTCTAGGAATTCATTTAAAGAAGACACTGACGTTGAGGGCaaataattattcaattatcCAAACGGAACATCTGAGGGTATGTTTTCAGATTCAGCCGcgtgtatttctaaattttcttgtttttgtaCAAAGTGGTGCAACCTTGAAATGGCCATGGCCCGAAAATAAAGGATGGCTCTTACTGTATATCTCAAGCGCTCTACTATCAATGAAAGtctctttcttcatgaaattcaCGAGAAAACATTGAACCTAACGTCTCACAGATCCTTTTTGAACAATTAGTACTTGATGAGTCCGTAAGGCGAATTTTGGTCCTGCAACTTGCTCGCAAGCACTCTCTTTGTCCCTTCGTTCCGCAAACTTCACTTGCCATACGTTCCTAATATTGAAAAATGGGTCACCTAGTAGGGCAAATAATGATCGAGGAGATGGTTTCGACAGGCGATGCAACTCCGTGGTATATGTATGTGGCATATGGCAAGACTTTATCACTTGTGACAAGAAATTTAATTCAGCTTCTGCAAGCGACAATGAATGCAACGCAACCGGAGAGTCTTGTCTTCAAGCAATTGACCCATTTCGCATTTCTCTCCTTTCCTGTCGAAATCaatatcagcttcggaaagtactaatccataccttttatttgataccccacatgaccatattcagtgcaaaataattttacacccccttatGGGAAGGaactcccccttaaactcaacatagaacAATGTGCGCTGCAGGTAAGCGAATTCGTAGGTCCCatcttttcactaaatttcatatcaataagtTTAACCGGGCAGCAAGTGTGAcagcagacaaacagtaaacctattttaataaagttttgttttatacaaagtcTTAAAAATAGACGAAAAACGATTTTCAACATTTTGAACGAACTAAAAATGTCCTAAAAAATATCTTACATTGTATATTATGAAAAATTAGTAAGAAAAAAAGCATCGCCCAATGACACACAATAAAAGCGATACATAGCGTGGAAGGTTTTTGGGGATAAATTAGAGGGCCGAAAACGCAATTTTCAGATCTACAAAAAATGTTGCGTGGGATCAGTAGCATAACACAACAACAAATGAGGACATCTGCGATCAATATAGGTTCACCATCATATGTAAATTGCGAAAGAGACGTATTCGATGATGTTGTCAGGTAATCCGCACTGTGGACAAATTACCGCGATGGGTCTgcacatcaaagtcgatggtaaatgacccaAGGACCGAACAGCGAAGCCTTGATGTAATAGTTGAGAATTTAACAACCGTTCTCGATATGTTAGATGAGGACTCAAGAACCCGTCGACACTATACAGACCAGGCCCATGACTGAGGAAAGCAGCGAACTGCTTCTAGTTGAGCCAACGAGCCGAGTCGAGTCCAGCACGAGTTACGGTGCTACCGAATAAACTATTGCATATATAAATGCTGATGTGGCTGAAAACCCAAGCGTATCATTTTGATGCCATTCTCAACAGTTTTATTTCTGTCCTTCACTATGTGAAAGATTTTGGCCATTCGACCATAACATCAACAGTATGTTCAATGACTGACCGGAAAATCCACTAGAAGTTCAAGTGAACTTTAATCGTAAAGTTGCCTTCTGCGATAGGACTCGTTTCTGGCTTAGTCAATATGCAAACAAGCAGAGTTATCAATGTTTGGGAGTCAGCACATCTCATGAGATTTATGCGACACAATTACAGGAAGAAAAATTCACTGTGCTTTTTATGGCAGAAGAGTAACTGACCTACTAACAAGCCCTACAGACAAATGATTCGCGATTTTCCGGTTCTCTACATGCCAGTAAACTCGAGAACAATGATTGCTTCAGTGTATGTGGGCGATATGCCATACTTCTACCTGAACCATCAATTTATTGAGACAAACTTTTACTAACGGATCCAGGACATGTGTTTTGAGTCCTTTGGACTATTTATAGTGGAGATATTTCAAGTCGCTTATCTATGCTAATAAACCAGCTACAGTTTATTACTTTGAAGACAACTTTTGGCGCACTATTGGTGGTTAGGCCGCTATTTTGTAAAAGCTGGTGTGCTATTAAACTGACAAAATGATGTGCCTAAAATGCACTTGCGATGGGCATATgtccaaaaaaaatgtataacacTAAATGTTATGAAATTTCTAAGCAAACAAAACTCAAACATGGAATATTTGGATCTTTCGGTATTTTACTTTCGACATTTTTTGTTCACCCACCTGACCTCTCAAAAACACCATATAAATTTTATTCAGGAGATGCGGGCTCTCTTAGAAACAAAATTCTTATTATaacattttcaaatcaaattaacagcTTTCCACACCAAATTCACGTCTTTTCAAGCCAAATTCATgctttttaatgaaattagCTTTTATCTAAAGCAAATTAAGGATtgtccaaatttcaaaataaatttacaaaatgaaGTTATttcataattgaaaaaaaaaactttatatgAAAGGGACTATATTCGCACTTTCCACATATAGTTTTTCATTTAGATTACTTAATAATTTGATCCTTTGAAGTAGATTTGGAAAAtgttaaattaatttcaattgggAAATCCGGAATCCGAACATTGGACAGCGGTTGGttgatttgatttggaaaattgttaatttcacctgaaatgccgtttactttatGTAGAAATGCTATAACAGGGAGGAATCGCTCtatcaaacagaaagaattgcTCTATTAGCCGCTTCACCAGCCCCACCCATGTTTTGATTGATAATACACTATGTGGTTTTATTCACCTGTTAGGATGGAAGAGACTTTGATATTGCTTAACTGAAAGTTTCTACGCGAAATAGAGAACGCTTTAGAAATTCATCAATAAGCTGATAGGACGATGGACAACGGCAGCATATATACCATACTAGAGTTATCCAACTATTTCGACAGGACATCGCTAGCTGAACCTTGACGAAGAATATTCTAAAAGTTGTCGTCGATATGTGAAATAAATGAACCACGTATGTTGCACTAAAAGATTATGGCCTTTTCTACAAGCCACAGATCATCAAAGCAATATTTTAAGTAAGCCCGGAGATATGAAAAGAACTGCTTTGTGTGACTGAAAGTGACAAAAGCACCGTGACTTGATGGTATCCTGATTGAATTGTTGCAGTGTGAGGGATATTGTGTGGCTAATATTCTTCTCCAACCCATTTTAAAAGTTGTAACAGAAGAGAAAATACCTAACATTAGAGTGTTTGGTATGGTCGGAAAATTGGTACATTTTAGTGAACTGATGATAGTAGAAAGTGAATCGCAAGTATCGGTACGAGGCGAATCAACGCTGTGTTTTCAATCGATTCCGAACCAAAACAAGAAGGCGGCTCGTTTGTATGCGATTTAACTTAATCGTCAAGTATGGTACCCACAAGTTATCATGGAATATCCTGACAAATTGTTGTATTCACTAAATATATAAACATAGTGACCCCGCTACGAATATGGTAATTTTAGAACCTAACAAGTTACCACAAGAAAACTTCCCATTAATTCACAAAACaggaacaaaattaaaaatgtagACGAGAAGAAAGGCGACATTACAGCAAAGAGTTGACGAGCCGCTCCATGACGATCCAGAGGCTTCAGAAGATACTTAATAGCGAAAACTATAGCGCGTTTGTTACACTAAAAAGCTATTCTATAGCAAAACTTAAAGGAATTGATCAGTAGAAATCAGTAATCTCTATCTTTGAGAGAGATCATTTACAAAATAATTGCACCTAGAAAGATTTATGCCGATGCCAAAGTATTAATATATCTAGTTCTTTCAGCGCAAATCATATTTCCTAGAGAGCACCGTCAGAAGCTGGGATATTTGTTCAATTCCGAAATTATCATAAACAAGCAACTTTTCTGAAAGGCAGTTAAATAATCAGAACCATGCCTGAACCTTCTATTCTGACCTTCTGCGAAGGATACTGACTACTCGGATTTACAAAAAGGACAAACACATCTAAGCAGAAAAGGTGAAatagaatatacatatataattttggatgagatgagatttagTCACAAAAACTAGATCTCTTGCACCTGTTACTCTAAATttgcctgattttttttttttgaaaagatcAATATGctcataaaaaataatataaataaatgaagtAATGTAGACGAGCTGAGATATACCAGGTATAAATATAGCAAGTATATAATTATGCATTGGAACTGAAACAAATAAGTTGGGTTCAGATTAAACTAGAATAAAAGCGATGATAGGCAATTGGTGACGATTTTTAAAATCAAATGAGATGAAAAGTACTCGCAAACTAATCGTAGACGTGCTTATTGTAAGTTCGTAGGCAAGTAGACTGAATTAACGATGACGTAAACGATCTCAAAGATCGAACTTTCACTTACATCTACCTCTCACCAGCCTTAATAGAAAAGTGGTTCGCTGATATCACGTGGCAGGAAGAAAGGAT
The window above is part of the Hermetia illucens chromosome 3, iHerIll2.2.curated.20191125, whole genome shotgun sequence genome. Proteins encoded here:
- the LOC119651770 gene encoding uncharacterized protein LOC119651770 isoform X1; the protein is MTTKMYVNTENSLISDNPYYFYNEKSPQTPDSNSKGFSFFKRRNSKGSSGNCSKITTPTKCRGINSATLISDASVLGSPRGSLGSLASSPLCSPTFEVHTINFNSATLRRSNFAQYRERLGSYNESVSYHDNDDVFCQPPRHQMSRTLPDKYSGTNGLRRHSAGNFSSRDHGSTCGLISDEVPKMPAPRPPAVVSTRHRKRDNCQNTNMDDILIITAKHSERAILWANFLKTRFDKITKQRGRKPFNFLHIKIDDGTLTPSLIQTCQTTPLQIVIICPALMALSQTVLSSQLSVILNIEKVLAILIEVSMNKVLETHKEAFPYFRKWRKCEVTTNDQSLIGNILGIATDILGRALCQRPPCQESAGQPLKAAGNGEAFTVTPRKVKIGQNKILALLTDPLTKDDWIKITIVKGGEVIDVMTFKRRNPYTLQFTVPETCMEISTMVEIRIEKNGQDLGSRPVKCESRLRELEQLLRSQDSPLEFMCHSLSMPSTDRDALDQHLLQCFQRNMPPNFHLLGGPYEKQNHITALKDTNAEEYPTLLHFAAKWGLSRLAIQLLECPGGDAACEIRNYSGKTPSEMAEQGGFPKLANSLKDFVQMQELTTIYHRCINYTPQNKVIIDAKPEPPKLVEGKLLANQMNGNAESQAEYMEMNSSSSEGEAAAMPETLAVENLNYINIDTTDSCNLQTSEENIKKGDQVKIIESTEMVSNELRINEPPYYESKDSNNKCDKFSTECLNVLENCSSGQSSSQSYYILQPSNIPVPESVAPIQQQSSYYLTQPSNRPIETNNYINGSVQNHDLNRRSDESDSHFKLVFEKKKPEPLKINNGTLKRTGSDASKGNADDELAEIMYDFKNNVLTIREVEQLVEKWKNRNDVKQSFKEKQEQIERMREEYDRIQEQLKERLKRPTPFERVKKLFSRNKPSKPVQTEEVDEMKTSVTSFQSSSQRPTSSLSMQSLSSLSSSGRMSTGSACSGTSLGDSGTHSDHEDRRQIYNCRLGNPGSLLDNYLVPPAPRPVLTPASTPTPVEEKDRLIFTSNSRTTTPTNQSEHYILFPSNIPVFPSPTESHCSDQSSPFSSQLNTIVETKETPNESVGATVQPIKVQNNKDAIYSQIQQRSKNESTTCCSSFRSPPTSPKVLKNGLRLPGIGEYRNLENQKPDTNEYQNLNGSTVAELPNQNKVENGNAHLENNENHNYINV